Part of the Primulina huaijiensis isolate GDHJ02 chromosome 15, ASM1229523v2, whole genome shotgun sequence genome is shown below.
ACCCGCCACACAATTTAAGTGAGTTGTTCAACCAATTTAAAAACGGGTCTAGATAGGCCAACCGCGCGGGTCGCAGCTCGAGACGGGCTTAAGTTGGCCTACGAGCcttgaaagaaaataaaaaaaatatttttttattatgaatttatggtgatatatgtatttttaatgaaagttgtgaatttttgtattaattACTTTGTATAAAATGTAGACGTGTGAATTTAAtaattagaaattttattgatatttttataaatatttatttatttattaaatgaaaattttaattcattataaagattttttttatttttatttatgtatttttatttttttggaccGACCCGCAAGTAGGCCAGCCTAACCTGTTAGCCCACCTCATTTTGCCAAATGGCAAGTTTTTGGCGGGCCGACCTGTCCCACCATGAATGGCCCGTTTAACATCTATATCTACTTATATTAAATCCTGCTATCCCTCAATATGGCCAGTTTTTCCCGGTTGCAGGTCACAAATGTACACGTGGCATGAGCTTTGTCTTACACGACATCAGGGAACGGGAACTCGTTCAGCCTTCATTTCCATGAAAGAGGATGAAGAGAAGAGCTTTTTCTTCTACGCCATCGGAGGACGAGAACTAACTGATAATTCGATCGTTCCGCCATGGCTCGTAACAATGCGAAAGCTCAATTGACGTTGACCCGCTTGATTTCCATGAAAGAGGATCAGAAGAAGAAGCCCAAAGAGCGCAGCCCCTACCTCGCGTCCGAGTGCTGATATTTGGCGGAGCCCGACAAGTGGCGCCAGCAAATTATGTGACATATTGGGCGAAAAGTTGTTGAAAGCTAGAACGAAAGCCTCGGAGAGCACCGGCTCAGAGACATGAACGATGAACTTTGAAATTCCGGGCACATTAGCTCCTACTGGGTTACACCTTCGGGGCACCAAGTACATGGTTATACAAGGTGAGCCTGGGTCTGTCATTCGAGGAAATAAGGTAACCTTCTCCTACTCAAATTCACTGGTTTGCAAGCTTGTCTGTGTTTTTTTCACGAGTCTTGCAGTTGGTTTGAATTTCTAATTAAGATTAGGGAAGTAAAGGAAACTTAAGTCCTTGAGCTGTATTCTTTAGCAAAAGAAAtttcaattcaaaatatttcaagACACTGAATATTAAAGAAAGTAATAAATTAAGGAACAAATTGAAAGAACATGTTAATGCAGGCATTCCTTCCTATTTTGTGTGAGACCAAACCattgaaattcatttaatttatatttttaattgagaatttaatatttaaaagtgGCTTTCACTTGACACACCGCACATGTGGTTCAAAGGTTGTATGGATGAGTTTGCCCAACAATATTTGAGATTGTAGATAAATGAAGGATGGCACCACATGTGCCCTATACTTTTGGGATCTTTTcgtgaagaaaagaaaatgtgcTGGTGCAGGTTTTACTCGTAGATGGAATAAACAAGATTCTTTTGAAAACTATATCTCCAAGAACTGAAGGTGGCTTCTGACATATTGCCTTTGAATTTACTTAATTGTGAACGAATGTGTTAATATATGATGCAGGGAGCTGGTGGTGTTACAGCCAAAAAGACCAGCCAAGCCTTGATCATTGGCATCTATGATGAACCCATGACTCCAGGCCAGTGCAACATGGTTGTTGAGAAGATTGGTGATTATCTTATCGAAATGGGTCTTTAATTGTTTGGTGAGCATTCTCCTTTTTGCGTTCTCATTTTCATTAACCTTGTGTTGTCTCTTAATCTTTTATACTCCACGCTATTGAAACTCGTTTTCTGCATTTAGAATGTCTTGTAGTGAAGCTTTTATTCGGTTTTTATATCCTGGATTTTTGCCGTTGGTCATGGCGAAAGCAGTTTGGTATTTGGGAAATTATATAGTCTCCCTGCCTGATATCAACCGCAATGTCTTTACATTTTGTGGTGTGGAAGTTGTGGCTTTATGCGAGTAATTTATGTATTTCTGAGTGGTTTTGATACTGCCCCAAAATTTATCGACATATTTCTGATGTACTATCTCATATAATGGTATTTTGAGTTGTAATACCAATTTCTTTTATGGCTGCAAAAGAAAGCGACCTAATATCCAAATACACAGGTGGTTGGATTATAGAGTAATTGATTATAATGAATTAATAAAtcgaattttaaattcaaacaattttttttagataataGTAATATAAGTATGAAGTAATTTAAATGATATTGAGGGAAGATGAAATCTATACTAAATAATGTGATATAAATATGTtataattgaatttgaaatttattttttaaaaaatttaaatatatttaaaatctataaatttgatattttatccATTCAAACGTAATATCGATATCCTAGGGCCACTGAGCCCAGAGTTAGCCTTAGATATACTGATACATCGTGCAGTATCTTTCAATCTAAGTGCATATGTTTTCTTAGCAATTGAAACTTATATATATTCTACTTATATTAAAGCATTCGGTTTTGGCCAGTTTCTTCTCGGTTTTAGGTTAAGATCATAAACGTGTCAATTGTTTACCCTTCCACCACAACAGGGCACAGAGATAATGAAGCGTGTCATGCTTTCTTCTCTCCACCGCAACAGCGACCATCGGGCAacaatcatttttcatttattgcTCCTCGCGCTTAATCCTGGCTTGCTTCGTTTGGAGTTTCTGGTTTCTTCTCTCCACAGCGGCAGCGACCCAAGGGCAGGAAAGAAGGTTGGCTTGCTCTACTCTCGACTCCCATCTTCTTACGATTCCCTCGTTCTCAACCCTCGTGTACGGCGCTCCCCCTTGCTGGTGTGGGAAAGCTCCTAATGTGTTAGTTATTTTCCTCTTGTTTGTGTTCTGCTTTCCCCAGTTTTCTTCATTATCGGGTGCGCCGCTCTTGTTTGGGCTTCCCGATTTCTTGGGCTGATTTTCTTCTGCTGTTTTTGTTGGAAATTCTTCTTCTCTGTTCTTATATTATTGAAGAACTTTGTCATTATTTCTTGATTATTGAAATATCGCGGGGAATCTGATCAGGCTATTAAGCTGTTCTGTAAGTTGTCCAAAATCTGCGAACCAGATGCTGATACTTACACTATGATGATAAAGATGTTTTGTGAGAGGGAAGAATTTGAGATGGCTCTCATGGTGTGGagatatatgaaaaataagtagtTTGCTCTAGGCATGCACACATTTTCTGCACTCGTTAACGGCTTCATCAAAAAGGCCGATGTCTCTAGAGCATGTGTTTTAATGGAGGAAATGGTAGAAAGAGGGCTCCGACCCGGTAGGTATACATTTGGGAAGCTGAGGCAACTACTTTTGAAAGAAGGGAGAAATGATGTATTTGAATTTCTGCAGGAAAAGATGAATCTTTTGGTTAAGGATCCGTTATAtgattgagatttttattgatgacaACTGAGTAATATTGTCATGTCTTTTGTATGGCTTGTGCATTTGGCCTGAGATGAGGAGTTAGCCATTAACCTCAGAAGATTTCCTGCCCTCCAGAAATGTATTGTCTGAATTTCATGGTTTAGCGTTCTCACCTGTTTTATCTTTAGTATATTATACATGTAGACTGCTTGTTAGCTGAACTTCAATTGTCAagttcagcacttgccatttattttgaattaattaattgggaAATCCACTTCGTAAATTTCCCTTGTTCTTTTATATTAGCTCAGTTTATACTCGACTTGATTAAATCTTAGACTATATCATTGTAAACAAGTTTGTCAGACTCTATGTGGACGTAGCATAGTGCCGCTGTGAAGACTAAACATATAAGGTGGCTAATATGCAAGAACTCAATCCTGTACAGGTGGTTCAGAAatcgggttttttttttaattgtggtTATATATTAATGATTCCAACGTTAGTGGATGCATGTTTAGTTTATCATCTGTTGTGTGTAAATATCTGTTGGACTCGAGACTCGACTATACAATGTATCTTCTTATTGTTGTCGATCTATTTGTCTGGTCCCAAGTTACAAACTGATATTTAACTTTGTATCTATCTACTCTTCTTGCAAGCCAAGCAATTTTTTGGAGGCCTAATTCCTATTCCTTGAGTAGGTAACAGCTCCAAATCAAAAGTTTTCAAACACAACCTCCATTAATGGTCAGTGAGATCAAGAAATCCTTCTGCATTATTGTTTTTAGCTGTCTAATTATTCCATACACAATTACAAGTCGCCTCCAATTATTGCCTCGTTGTCCTTCACACTGTATCTCCCCCTTTATCTGTAGCCTAAAAAACTAAAGAATTGTGTTTAAACGAGTACTACTTTACATTTGCATTTATTTCTTTGGAACAAAGTCAAAATCTTTGTAACGTTTGCTAAGataaattaattgattattCGATTCAAATATCACATCTTCCAAGTAATATAAAATACTTTTGGTATGTAAATATGGACTAGAAGTCTAGAACTTTTCACAATATGTCCGAGTTGAGTCAAAAGATTAGGcaaatagaaaaaataataaaatgaaaggGAAAGTTATAAATGGTGAAAGCTATATGTTACACCTCAATATGgccaaattttttttgggaaGGATAGACCGAGAAAATATAACGAAAAATTAGTAAGATTGTATTAATGCATGTTGCATAGTTTAGTAAGAGCAATAATTTTGATTTCATGTTCGACGTTTTTCGTAAGATATGTCCTATATTGGACTGGAGTAAACTCTTCAATTTAGTTCTTTCACATCTTTCTGAAATAGATAGTTATATTGATTTTGTTCATATCCAATCATGTATAGTAAAGATTGTTTTCTATTGAATTTTGTTCATATACTGAATTTGTAGTTAGCAAAGGATTGATATCGAAAATTTATACATAACAAGTATGTTAAGCATTAGGTAATAAAGCATATAAGTATGTATGGGGTAAGAGAAATTACAAACAAAGTTCATAGTGAAGATTACATGCACTAAAGTTGTACATGTTTGCGTGCAATATATGTAAGGgttaaatgaataataaaacatttatcTTATGTTATCGAAAATATTTAGTCGTTATACATGAGCATAAACGTATTACAAACTTTAGATTAATACGAGctccaaacaatttttattcatatactttaatttcttttattagaccatcattgttatcttttttattcaattgtcttataaattataaacacataattactaactctaaaaaaaatataaatactcaTATGTTATACTATACACTTGGGTAGGACACCTCAAGAATTGAGGTGCCCATACCTAGTTTACAATGTATGTGACATTATTATTATCCTGCTAATTAATCTTATGACATTATCTAAACgtttccaaaattttaaatgtttcatGTTGtgctaaatattttgaaagatagTGATTTTCAATCTTGTTTATCTGTTAATTTAAGATTTTGAATTTATgtgttataaaattttagttttagtttattataatttttcctccaattttaatctttttctgATATGACATGACTAATGTGATACCAATACGGCTCTAATGTGGCACCATCATGGTGTTTATGTGTTCGAGTTCaaccaatatttttataaacagACCGGTAATCGATTCGATCCATATTAAAATAGTGGTTCAACTGATCGGACCGGTTCAACAAGACGATCGGACCAAAACAAtgttatatcatataaaataatatatatttaataaataatatattttaaattctaaatatCTTAAATGTATATATcttaaatgtgtgtgtgtgtgtgtctatatatatatagataaaatcAGCCGGTGCAGTCCGATTCTGAAAACACTATATTCAACATCACCAGTACAGATGGAATTTagtaaaattgtcaaaaaaattaaaatcagaaATAAGCAAACATACATAATCGAATTACAATTTtccttgaataaaatataatcatggagtaaatacaaaattaacTTGAAAATaatgtgtaaggtccaaaattaagacgacgtaatccaagtgcatgcaaatctagggaatatgaaaattagctaattaattgattttaattgctaaattgattatgtgacatgtttatatgatgttttagtagtttttctacgtacatgtattaaaatgtatttttaaaggttattcgagttgcgatcgagtaaCAGAGACCGAttactgaaaaatagaaaatatttttattaaataattaattttaattatttaaaatatggttgatgctttttcatatttttgaaaataaggagttttgagatgattttatacgccgggacgtaaattttatcggtgttggtttttcaacaaaaatacgaacgttttgacaacccgacgaataaattcacaaactttattaaacaagataattttaatattttaattaagcactaatcgGCCTAATTAACCTTTTTAATGGGTTTAAGCttaattaatgttttaattaattatataatatactaaTCTACCCCATTAACCCTCACAAACCCACATCTCACTTCCCCCAACAAATCAAAACTTTACCATCAGCATAGCAACACACGGCACACATATTGCGAAGGGAAAAGCATCGGttcttaggaaaaaaaattcagcCAACGTTCTTGCATCGTCAATGGGTTttcgtgcgttaaaaacgcaaaaGAACGCCATACATATCTTTTTCTCATCTAACACATCGTATTATTGTTTGAAATTACGTTTGTATGAAAAGCATGACATCTTTATGAATATTTTCGTATTATTTCATACACATGTGATAAACTCATGAATTTATGTTCCAAAACATGATATATtgttgcacaaaggggctgccatcctAGGACATAAATAAGGATCGAGTTTTACATGGTTAAGGGGCCTGGACACACTCACACCACGGCTGAACACACACGGAAGGGAGCTTGAGCGAATAATGGTTTTTATGGGTGCACTAGGGTTTGGTATTTGAGAGTCATGGCTTGCGGCTGGACCAGGGCTCAATGTGGGCCCATGCAGGTCATGGTTCAGGCGTAGGTATAGTCCTAGGAGGCCTAGGACTATTGGGAGGCAGTCGTGGAAGAGCCCGCACGTAAGGGTGCACTCCCCTTGGTTGCGAGTTGCTGCATACAACAGCGTGAGGGGTTTTGGGCAGGCTTGGGCGGGCTTGCAGGGTTCAGTCAGGGTCTGGTGAGGGTCTAGAAGGCAAGGGCTCGGTGGTGGTTCGGGTAGAGAGGAGTCCGAGTCAAGGGAAGGAGTCCTTGGGTTGTAGGGCTTTCGTCCGCAGCGCTTGGGTCGTTTAGGGGAATTCGCGTGAGCTAGGGCTTAGTTCTAGGGGTCGATGGGGGTCCATTAGGTGCCTAGGAGGGCTGATCAGGGGCTGGTTCATGATGGCTAGGGCTTGGCTCGAATAGATTACAACATGGCTCGAGGGTTTCTTGGTAGGGTCGGTCTAGGGTTTTTAAATGGCTAAAGGGTTCTAACGTGGTTCACGAGGGGTTGAATCATGGTTCACGGGGGTAAATTAAGTATAGAAagtctaagtttaaaatttggtaagaaaatattatagtttgaaattattcgagattaaaacgcattaaaaacgaataattaagaattaattaaaaagcctcgtatttaagctaaataaaattatgaaaaatttaatttaagcttaaatagtTATTTGAGACACgatagagtcaatggaattaagaaaaaataaaaaacgtgaaattttacgtctaggggtaaaacagtcattttacacttgaaaattagtaaacgtcatggcagtgctatgaatgctgttttatatgataaaatgtttattttaaatatttatggaattttatgattatttatgaaatttatgatgaaacgataaaGATAAAAAggaatgttgcatgcttggttttaaaagaaaaatgatattgaatgcattgatttttataaagtccTGAAAATGTGAAACGTTGGAGGAGATGAAGTAATCgtgatgattatgatgatatgatgttatgaatgggaatatcgtgagggaaaaggccccagagggagcccatttatgagagaaggccccaaagagagcccgaagatcgtatttctatatgatgaggataggccaaggctcagttgacgggtgagagtgtcgctgatgtcctcgccgcccactactgtggttacatgtagatagatccatcgactttatgaagaaaaggaaagtcacgattaacgatctgaattcaataaaaggaaaaatgtttatgctcatgatgaaaggatatatggtatgaaatgataaaaaggAAATTGTTGAGGTTTAAGTTACGCATGTTCATGAAATGGTATTTTACGTAAAaggtattttcactgttgcatgtgagctgtatatgtattatttgttttaaagattatgatgtgttgagtctttagactcactaggtatgattgatgcaggtgagtttgatggaggtcttgatggttgaccttgCTGGGCTGAATGTGCACATAagccgaggaccagcgcttctatttttccgcacttatgattttaagtttacgttaaagatatttttacgactttttctTTAtgctttgagtggttttgagaggtttagtatgagctatacttttcaaattattgctttttaggtttggttttatgtttaaactatttcctttgattttcaaatattagttggttgttttatttttaaaatggtgtcaaaaatattttatttttttggcacGTGTTTTGGCCGAAATTATGagggagaaaaaaaatttctagtaattttaaagcaaaacgaatagcagacgtttcagttggtatcagagcaatgattcTGCAAAAttttgtgccaccatcagtgctgGGAAGCTCAgacgtcaagcctcaaatttgtaagtttacatgctttatatgatttatatgttgttacctgcatgattacatgaataatatgtttacaacacatgtttactagctttttgagaatatatgattcatatgtttaaaattgctaaaatgaataagtatatgatgcatgattagaaaacttaggtttaaatgcatattggttacgttagaatttgaaaaacattcagatataatgcctcctagacgcacaCCTCTTGATAGACAGACAGAGACCACCGAGAATCAGAGGGTATGGCTCGTTtcttcgagcagcagttacggcagcaacagttacagcagcagttgcagcagttacagcaggcaCCTAGGTCATAGCCTGACgtgtatgatcagttccggaggctagggctgaaggaattttctggcaccaccgatccctttgctgctgaggCTTGGATTCGTGCACTCGAGGTACATTTTCATTATCTGAATATGGGGGATGCTGACCATGTGAGGTGTGCCACTTACCTGTTTAGGAATTATGCTTCTTTATGATGGTAAAGAGTCGAGCATGGGGTTAatcttgctacacttacttgggctcgattcaaggagatcttctatgagaaatattttaattcagaTGTTAGAGGGCGattgaagagggaatttatgagtctccgtcagggagactcgactgttgctgagtttgtgaagaaatttgataggggttgtcactttgtacctcTTATTGCGAGAGATGCTGCGGAGAAgcttagacatttcatggatggtctacgaccctCAATACGAAATAATGTTATGGTGATGCGTCCTTTAGATTATGCTACTGCTACTACCTATGCATTCCATTCTGAGCAATCTTTGAAGGACATTGATTTTGAGATACATCGCAAGAGGCAGCAACACCAAAATAATAATCAGCCAAACAAGAAGTCATATATGGGTcgtcctagacctcaagggccgcAAAATCACCAAGGTCCAGTCAAGAAGCAAGGACAGCAAAGACCGCAACAACCTGGAGCACTAAAGCCTGCTAAAAGGCCCctatgcaaggagtgcaatcgccCACATCTTGAAAAATGTGAATGGGGGACATTCAAATGTTTCTTTTGCAAGGAGGAAGGGCACAAAGCTGCTGATTGCCCGGAGAGACAAGCACCTACTGTGGGACGAGCTTATGTCATGCATGCAGAAGAAGGAGAGGAGGAGCCAAACACTACtcttatcacgggtaacctagtcatttaacatttttatatttcttttattgcttgaaatattaaattggttattagaattgaattgaGATCAAGtttaacctagtggaaattaggttgcatgctctaccttagttggaaattaagatatgattttagaaaccatagaaattgtatttattttgagccttattttatgtaaaggatgaaataatttcaaaataaaaagttttagggccaaaaattaaggaaaaataataatcaacgGTTTGTTATGGTTTCGAATTCTTTGAGGGGTCTaagtgcaattttcgaaaattttgaggaCCAAAATGTAAATACCAAAAGTTAAAGGACctaattgaaatttttgaaaaatatgaagGACCGAAAACGCAATTATCGAATTCTTGAGGATCAATgatgtaattttcgaaattaaagggactaaaatgtaaattttcgAAGATGTAAGGGATAAATTGCAATTACTTGAAAAATCTAaggactaaaatgcaaatttcgaaaagcGGAAGGActaaattgcaatttttttcaagaaatgcttaagttcaacatgCAATCTTCACAtctttgggaaattaatgatagaaattccttaagcttcaacacgagAAGATTTAAAAAGACATTTTCGTCGCATGGAGGATTATCTTTCAAGGTGTAGCAACCTATGCACTGCTAgggggagctacacattctttcatatctgaaaccttcatcaaacgACTTAATATTATTCTTGAAGATATgagtttgggtttcaaagtttctattccttcggtgatcaaatgctcacgtccaaaattgtcaagaatctagagtttcgtttattcaaagatgtggttcggtcATATCTTATTGTACTCCATATGCctgaatttaatattattatcgGGATGGATTGGtcatcagcgaatggagcttcgattgattttcgtcagcgatcagtgtctattcgaccgcttagtagtaaatcttttgtctttgagacggcgagaaacaagcaaatgccacacattatctcttgtgtatgtgcgaggaagctatTAGACGTGGATGCcgagcttttctagcatgtgtcactactgcacatgctcctatcagtcagaagttggaggatgttgatattgtcagagactttcctagtgtctttctcgaagacgtttctggcattccacccgatcgtgaggtggaattttctattgagttaatGTCGGGCACtattcctatatctaaagcaccttatcatctagcacccgctgaaatgaaagaattaaaagatcaaatccaagaattgctagacaagagTTTTACTCGCCTTAGTTATTCTTCATGGGAC
Proteins encoded:
- the LOC140958609 gene encoding profilin-like, producing the protein MNFEIPGTLAPTGLHLRGTKYMVIQGEPGSVIRGNKGAGGVTAKKTSQALIIGIYDEPMTPGQCNMVVEKIGDYLIEMGL